In Thermococcus sp. M39, the following are encoded in one genomic region:
- a CDS encoding MATE family efflux transporter, whose product MSKIQEMRQEIVEGNIEKTLFRLAWPLIVNNIIQVLYNITDTFWLGRIGREALSAPGVAWPLIGTLMSLGMGFATAGFAFVGQYIGAEEYKKAERAAGALYSLMFIFASIVAVVGYLIVPYALRFMKVTENVYPYSLSYTRIIFAGIPFAFSFMAFSFLMRATGDTKTPVKISFFTVGLNIVLDPLLIFGLFGFPELGVAGAALATIISNTTGSIIGAYLLLTGKVGIHLTKEDLKPDWSFYAKIFRVGLPSSIGSSANSFGFVILTRIIFGFGDVTYAAYTITTRLVNFLTSISRGISMAMGTMIAQNIGAEKYGRAKKIAERTMMVNFTIASIAILLIGIFRVQVFRVFLNDPAVISESAIVLKYFLISVPFFNGIFMVVDNVFRSSGHTKKSMILGILRLWGLRIPLSYILGYYIFMSSKGVFLGMGLSNFIASGVALLWFFKGSWMKRIIEGDIRKAAN is encoded by the coding sequence ATGTCAAAAATACAAGAGATGAGACAAGAAATCGTTGAGGGCAATATAGAAAAGACCCTTTTTAGGCTAGCTTGGCCTTTAATAGTGAACAACATAATTCAAGTACTCTATAATATAACAGACACTTTTTGGTTAGGCAGAATTGGGAGAGAAGCACTATCTGCGCCGGGTGTTGCATGGCCTCTAATTGGAACACTCATGAGCCTTGGAATGGGTTTTGCAACAGCGGGATTTGCATTTGTGGGGCAGTATATAGGGGCAGAAGAATATAAGAAAGCCGAGAGAGCTGCTGGAGCGCTGTATTCGTTAATGTTTATCTTTGCTTCCATAGTCGCTGTTGTTGGCTACTTGATAGTTCCCTATGCTTTGAGGTTCATGAAGGTTACCGAAAACGTATATCCATATTCATTAAGCTACACGAGGATAATCTTTGCTGGAATACCATTTGCTTTCAGCTTCATGGCATTCAGCTTCCTCATGAGAGCAACTGGAGACACAAAAACTCCTGTTAAGATAAGCTTCTTTACAGTGGGTTTGAATATAGTTCTTGATCCACTCCTAATTTTCGGTTTATTTGGCTTTCCAGAACTTGGCGTAGCTGGAGCTGCATTAGCTACAATAATCTCAAACACTACCGGCTCAATAATTGGGGCATATCTCCTATTAACTGGGAAAGTAGGCATTCACTTAACAAAAGAAGATTTAAAACCCGACTGGAGCTTCTACGCAAAAATATTCAGAGTAGGCCTGCCTTCAAGCATAGGCTCTTCAGCCAACAGCTTTGGATTTGTAATTTTAACTAGGATTATCTTTGGATTTGGAGACGTTACTTACGCCGCTTACACCATAACAACCCGTTTGGTGAACTTTCTGACGAGCATTTCAAGAGGAATCTCAATGGCAATGGGAACGATGATTGCCCAAAATATTGGGGCGGAGAAGTATGGGAGGGCAAAGAAAATTGCTGAAAGGACCATGATGGTCAACTTCACCATTGCAAGCATTGCGATTCTTTTAATTGGGATTTTTAGGGTTCAAGTTTTTAGGGTATTCTTAAATGATCCCGCGGTAATATCGGAGAGCGCAATAGTGCTGAAGTACTTCCTCATTTCAGTGCCATTTTTCAACGGCATTTTCATGGTTGTTGATAATGTCTTTAGGAGTTCAGGACATACAAAGAAGAGCATGATATTGGGAATTCTAAGGCTTTGGGGGCTTAGAATTCCATTAAGCTACATTTTAGGATACTACATTTTCATGTCTTCAAAAGGCGTTTTCTTGGGCATGGGGTTGAGCAACTTTATAGCTTCTGGAGTAGCGTTGCTGTGGTTTTTCAAAGGTTCTTGGATGAAGAGAATTATCGAAGGAGATATCAGAAAAGCTGCTAATTAA
- a CDS encoding biotin/lipoate A/B protein ligase family protein: protein MLRILTHETPDNPYLNLAFEEALARARSKDLVEDTLRIWRNEKALILGYFRNPEEDINLLVAKKRKIPIVRRFSGGGTVYHDIGCVNYSLVIKRDVEFPISYLYNELLKGTLLALKKLGVNAYVKNTNDIVVNERKVSGTAASIKWGVLFLHGSILVNSDLKMLYLLLKIPKNIKPSIDPVKYRVANLSSFLGNVNADEIMNALISSYSKILMSDYYFDEPRKEELNIANILLKEKYLKDEWNFKVPPKIDEKEIEKKINEILES, encoded by the coding sequence ATGCTAAGAATACTTACCCATGAAACTCCAGATAATCCTTACCTAAACTTAGCTTTTGAAGAAGCTTTAGCGAGAGCTAGGTCAAAGGATTTAGTTGAGGATACGTTAAGAATATGGAGAAATGAAAAAGCTCTGATTTTGGGGTACTTTAGAAATCCCGAGGAAGATATCAATCTTTTAGTGGCTAAAAAAAGAAAAATCCCGATAGTTCGACGCTTCAGCGGAGGAGGAACTGTCTATCATGATATTGGCTGTGTCAATTATTCTTTAGTAATAAAAAGAGACGTTGAGTTCCCGATCTCTTATCTTTACAATGAACTCCTAAAAGGCACGTTGCTTGCTTTAAAAAAGCTGGGAGTTAATGCATATGTGAAAAATACCAATGACATCGTAGTGAACGAAAGAAAAGTTTCTGGCACTGCAGCAAGCATAAAATGGGGCGTATTGTTTTTGCATGGTTCAATTTTAGTAAATTCAGACTTAAAAATGCTTTACCTTCTTTTAAAAATTCCAAAGAACATTAAACCATCAATAGATCCCGTAAAGTACCGAGTTGCCAACCTTTCATCATTTCTTGGAAATGTTAATGCTGATGAAATAATGAATGCTTTAATCTCCAGCTATTCAAAAATACTCATGAGTGACTACTATTTTGATGAACCGAGAAAAGAAGAGCTCAACATTGCCAATATTCTCCTCAAAGAAAAGTACTTGAAAGACGAATGGAACTTCAAAGTGCCCCCTAAAATAGATGAAAAAGAAATTGAAAAGAAAATAAATGAGATTCTAGAAAGTTAG